The Pseudobdellovibrionaceae bacterium genomic sequence CTTCGTGCACACCATGACCCGCTCGCTTTACTTTTCGACGGCGAACCGCGTGATGGTCCAGTGCTACACGATCCGCATGGAAAAGCCCGAGATCGTCCGTCGGGGGCAGCAGTTGGGCGTGGACTTCGGTCAGCTTTGGCCATGCTACCTCGAAGGGGACCGCTGGTGCGGCGAGTGCGAATCCTGCCTGCGCGCGACGCGCGCCTTTCGCGACGCCGGCGTCGACCTTTCCACTTTGCCGTTCGCGGCCGCCGGAGAAGCCTGATGAAATCCCTGTGGTTGGAAACGAAGCTCGACTACGACGGGACGCAGTTGCGTCCGCTCTACAGTTACATGAATCACCGGCTCGACGGACCTTCGGTTTTGGGTTTTCGGGGGGCGTGCCATGTGGATTTCGCGCACATGATCGATGGCGAAGATCTGCGTGAACAAAGCGCGATCGCGGGCTCGGACATGGTTCACCTGATCGTCGAGTTCTTCCACGCGAATTTACTTTCGGCGGTGGCGCTGCAGCGTTTGATCGCGTCTTTAGCCGCCACGACGGTCGAGGATCTTTCGGGTGGCAAAGTGCGCCTGCGCCGTGAAGGCGACGATCTTTATCTGGACGATGCGAAGTTCAGTATTTCCATCGCGACGGTGAGCGCGGTTTCGCAGCTCGTGCATTTCGCGGTGAACGTCAGCCAAAAGGGCACGCCCGTCAAAACCTGCGCGCTCGAGGACTGGGGGCTCAACCCCGAGGTCTTCGGCCGTACGCTCATCGCCAAAGTCGCCTTTGAATTCGATTCGATGTGGGCCGCGACCGAAAAGGTCCGTCCCGTCTAAAAAAGGCGGGACTGCCGGTCCATCATGGAATCGGCAGCCCCGTCAGAATCACAATCGTTACATTCAGTTTAGTTGCGTCCGCCCGCCGACTCGGGAGCGGTGCTGCTGCCCACGCGAGGGACGGCGTTGAAGTCTTCGCTCTGCCGACGTTTGATGAAGTCGATGCTCTCGGCGGTGATGACTTTTTTGTCGTCGGGCAAATGGATCAAGATCCGCCCGGTCGCTTGTTTTTCGGTCATGGGCACTTTGATGGTCGCGACGCCGCGGCCTCCGCAGCCCATCATCGTTTTAATACCGAACTCCAGGCGATAGATGTGGGGACCGAAGGTCGCCCGGCCCGAGCGCTCGTGAAGAAGCGCGCCTTGGCGCAGGTTACAGAAGTTGTCCGACTCGATCTCGATGACCATGACGCCGTTTCGTTTGTCGTACTTCGCCGATTTTAAGACGTCGCCGCGTTCGTCGCCGACGATCTGGTGGGGCATGTTCAGGTGAGGGGTCGCCACGCGTTCATGCGGCATAGTGAACTGTCGCGACTCCGCGCGAACGTAGGCGGCCGAAAGTAACAAAACTGCGATCAGTCCGCCGATTCCAGGTTTACTCCAAGTGCGCATTTCCATGGCTCCTCCCTTTTGAAGCTCGTTCCATTTCAAATGAAGATTGCAAATCGGTGCCCAGATTCGTCGCCCGCCTTGAAAGAATCGCGGCGAGGGGGCGGAAGGGGTTTCTGCGCGATCTTAACTTCAGTCGTGAAAAGCCGGTGACGGAACCACTGTCGAAGATCCGGACACCCGTCGTGCGTAAAATGTTCCGCCCTGGGGCGAGGGCAAAATGTGGTCCCGATCTTGTAGTCATTCACCGCGGGAAATACAGGGGGGCCCAAATGACGTTTTTGGGCCCGGGGTCTTGAAAAAAATCGAAGCTTGTCGAGGAAATGCGCGAGCTTTGGGGGTACGGGATGAAGTTAGCCGCTGAAAGAAAAACGCCTTCGCTTTTGGGGATGTTTTTCCTATTTGCGATTTTGAGTCTGCTTTTGGGCGTGGAAAGCCGCGCCGAAACGAAGCTGACCGAGGCGATCCGTCTGCCGCTCGGGCCGGGCAGCGTGATCGAGTTCATGGACGACTTCGATTTCGGTCTTTCCCGCGAGAAGCGTTTCTGTGACGGTCAGGACACGGGCTTTTTCCGTAGCCTGATGTCCCAGGATTGCTGCACGATCCGGATCAATCCGCTGGAGGCGCCGCTGACCCAACAGATCGTGATCGGTCGCGGTCTGCGTTCGGTGAAGGACGTCTCGGCTCGCCAGAATTTCGCGGTGATCGACGGTAAATACGAAGTCATCATGAACTGCGGCGAAAAGTCGCCTTCGGCCGAGCTGCTGAAGCGCGCGCTCGGCACGCGGGTGCAGATCCACGAAATGAAAGTCGTGACGGACGAGACCGTGGAAGTGCCCACGGACGGACCCAAAAGTGCGGGCGCCGAGAAGACGCTCGAAGAACGTCCCTCGCTGACGCCCGTTCTGACGATCTGATTATTTGCATTTCCCGAAGTCGAGCCCCGCTATCGCAAGTTCCGTGCCCTCACGATCGGGGTCAGGGTGTCTCCGCTTTCAGGTGGCGCACGACTTCCAGGCTTTCGTTCAGCGTGCGGCGCGAGATGTTCGTCTCATCCAAAAAGTAACCGAAGGCGCGCAGGCGGTTGACGAAGCCCGTGCCCGCGTCCGCGGATTTCGCGGAGTCGGGATAGGTGAACTCGGACAGCTCCGCACGCAGGATCTTCGCCAACCCTCGGCGTTCGCCCCACATCCGTACCGTCTGCGCCACGTGACAGCTCACGCAGTCGATGCCGCCCGTGTTTTCAAGGCGGGGATTTTCGATGCGCGCGGCTTGAGTCAGGGCCTCTAAGAGCGCGTCGCGGTCGCGGTCCGGGTCGAACTGCTCCGAATTGTTCAGCAGATTCAGCCACGCGATTTGATCCTCGGGATAGGGATTCAGGCTCGCGCGGAATTCCTGCAGCTTCGTGGGGTCGATGAAAAATCCCTGCGCGCCGCGGTTCACGCGCGGCACGCGGATCCGGCGGTAAACGCCGTCCGCGACGTCGACGCCCGCGAAAACCCACAGCGAGCCGATGGGATCGACGTTCATGCCGGTTGCGCGGCTAAGATTTTTTTCGCCCACATAGCGAAGGACCAAGGCGCGAAGTTTCGTCCAGGTTTCGCCGTTCAGCCCTTCCGCTTGGAGTCGGGGGTGAATGCCCAGCGGCGCCGCGGGCGTGCGCACGAGTTCGCGCCATTCTTTCAGAAAATCGGGCCAGTCGTTTTCGTCGAAGTCGTGAAAGCTGTGCACGGCCGCGTCCAGGGCCGAAGCGCTTTTCCCGCGCGTCGGGAATTCCAGGGGTTGCCAGACAAGCCGCAGCTGCCGACGGCACGCGAGCGGTGCCGGGCCCTCATGAAAACACGGATCGATCCGCATCGCGACGACCCGCAACTGTTCATTGTAGATGAGCTCGGGGTTTCCGCCCAGAATCAACCGGGGGAGTTCGCCGTACACGGCGCGCGGGAGGAGCGGGCCGCCGAGGCCGAGGTCCGCGGGCGCGAGTGTCTTTGTGAACTCCGCGCGCGTGGGAAGGGGAATCAGCACCGAGACTTCGTTCAACGTCCACGCATGCGCGTCGAGACACGCAAACCCAATGAGCGCGGCAAGCCCCATGGCCTTCATCATTTCCCCCTCCGGAATTGTGCTTCGGGGTTAGCGAATCCATGGTGGAGAATAAAGGGGGATCGGCTTGGGTCGCGCGCGTGAAAACCGAACGAGAATGCGCAGTCCCGCGTTATGCCCGGGAATTAGGCCGGCGGGCGGAAAGTGTCACGCCACGGGCGTGCGAAAAATAAAGTAAACCGCCCCCACCAGGCAGAGCGCCGCCCAGAGGTAATCCAGCTTGAGCGGCTGTTTCATGTACCAGACCGAAAATCCCGCGAAGACGATCATGGTGATGACCTCTTGCAGGATTTTAAGTTGGGGCAGGCTGTAGTGA encodes the following:
- a CDS encoding DUF366 family protein: MKSLWLETKLDYDGTQLRPLYSYMNHRLDGPSVLGFRGACHVDFAHMIDGEDLREQSAIAGSDMVHLIVEFFHANLLSAVALQRLIASLAATTVEDLSGGKVRLRREGDDLYLDDAKFSISIATVSAVSQLVHFAVNVSQKGTPVKTCALEDWGLNPEVFGRTLIAKVAFEFDSMWAATEKVRPV